A single genomic interval of Cervus elaphus chromosome 19, mCerEla1.1, whole genome shotgun sequence harbors:
- the RBP2 gene encoding retinol-binding protein 2 has protein sequence MTRDQNGTWEMESNDNFEGYMKALDIDFATRKIAIHLTQTKIIEQDGDKFKTQTKSTFRNYNVDFTVGVEFEEHTKGLDNRKVQTLVVWEGDALVCVQKGEKENRGWKQWVEGDKLYLELTCGDQVCRQVFKKK, from the exons ATGACAAGGGACCAGAATGGAACCTGGGAGATGGAGAGTAATGACAACTTTGAAGGCTACATGAAGGCCCTGG ATATTGATTTTGCCACCCGCAAGATCGCCATCCATCTGACTCAGACGAAGATCATTGAGCAAGACGGCGATAAGTTCAAGACACAAACCAAGAGCACATTCCGTAACTATAATGTGGATTTCACAGTCGGGGTGGAGTTTGAAGAGCATACAAAGGGCCTGGACAACCGGAAAGTTCAG ACTCTGGTTGTCTGGGAAGGCGATGCCCTTGTGTGCGTGcagaagggggaaaaggagaACCGAGGCTGGAAGCAGTGGGTTGAGGGGGACAAGCTCTATCTG GAGCTGACGTGCGGTGACCAGGTGTGCCGTCAAGTGTTCAAGAAGAAGTGA